A genomic segment from Bartonella ancashensis encodes:
- a CDS encoding hemin-degrading factor, which translates to MAYTAEEIICLREEKRDMRNRDFAASIGMSEAEFVAAYCTIGQAKRLRPDVVAFLEHMPKVGMVMVLTRNDVAVHEVTGCFEKIVQGEHVLLTLGEVDLRIFPERWEFCFEYEMVIAGKLTKSLQFFDKHGTAIFKVYCKDATNIEEWDFLVEKLLHTDQSFNLSILPVPQAVLESPTVLDVEDFRNRWRRMTDVHQLHMIISEFKISRHDAVKYAGSEFASELEVESIEIMLCEAAQKGLPIMCFVGNKGCIQIFTGKVENIKKMGPWLNILDPTFSMHLYTSEIDKAWRVRKPTKDGYVNSLEVFDKNGEIIIQFFGLRKEGQQEREDWRLLLNNLPLYQETATV; encoded by the coding sequence ATGGCTTATACAGCAGAAGAGATCATTTGCTTACGTGAAGAAAAAAGAGATATGCGCAATCGTGATTTTGCGGCTTCTATTGGTATGTCTGAGGCGGAATTTGTTGCTGCTTATTGCACAATTGGACAAGCGAAGAGGTTGCGCCCTGACGTCGTTGCTTTTCTTGAGCATATGCCCAAAGTAGGGATGGTTATGGTTCTGACGCGCAATGATGTTGCTGTTCATGAAGTGACTGGGTGTTTTGAAAAGATTGTTCAAGGTGAACATGTTCTTTTGACACTCGGTGAGGTTGATTTACGCATCTTTCCTGAAAGATGGGAATTCTGCTTCGAATATGAAATGGTTATTGCTGGAAAACTTACGAAGAGCCTGCAATTTTTTGACAAGCACGGTACGGCTATTTTCAAAGTTTATTGCAAAGATGCGACAAACATTGAGGAATGGGATTTTCTTGTTGAGAAATTACTCCATACAGATCAGTCATTCAATCTTAGCATTCTTCCTGTTCCTCAGGCTGTATTAGAAAGTCCAACAGTATTGGATGTAGAAGATTTTCGTAATCGTTGGCGAAGAATGACAGATGTTCATCAACTTCATATGATCATTTCTGAATTTAAAATAAGTAGACATGACGCTGTTAAATATGCTGGTAGTGAATTTGCTAGCGAATTAGAAGTAGAATCCATTGAGATTATGCTGTGTGAGGCTGCGCAAAAAGGACTACCCATTATGTGTTTTGTTGGTAATAAGGGTTGTATCCAGATTTTTACTGGAAAAGTGGAAAATATAAAGAAAATGGGGCCTTGGCTTAATATTCTTGATCCAACTTTTAGCATGCATTTGTACACCTCAGAAATTGACAAGGCATGGCGTGTTCGTAAACCTACTAAAGATGGTTATGTTAATTCACTCGAAGTTTTTGATAAAAATGGCGAAATAATTATTCAATTCTTTGGCTTACGCAAAGAAGGACAACAAGAACGTGAAGATTGGCGTCTTTTGTTAAATAATTTGCCTTTGTATCAAGAAACAGCTACCGTTTAA
- a CDS encoding heme/hemin ABC transporter substrate-binding protein produces the protein MCTSFLRRYSSVFFACTLFSFIFSLQKAIADFVTDFPENARIVSVGGALTEIIYALGAQDQLIARDSTSTYPEDVLKIPELGYMRALSPEGVLSLSPEGIILVEGSGPPSTIDLLKKTSIPILIVPENFSRENITEKIRFVGKALHKEKQAAVLIQKINDQFIENDALLSKVTQPRRVLFVFSIEDGRALVSGADTAADAMIKLSGAVNAVSDYKGYKLLNNEALLKSQPDVILLTNHIQNKNAFDKLKNNPAIQATPAARNHAIKQIDTMYFLGFGPRTAHASKELIDMLYKTD, from the coding sequence ATGTGCACATCTTTTTTGCGTAGATACTCAAGTGTTTTTTTTGCGTGCACTTTGTTCTCCTTTATTTTTTCTCTCCAAAAGGCAATTGCTGATTTTGTAACTGATTTTCCTGAAAATGCGCGTATTGTTTCTGTAGGTGGTGCACTCACAGAAATTATCTATGCATTAGGTGCCCAAGATCAACTCATTGCTCGTGACAGTACAAGCACATACCCGGAAGATGTCCTTAAAATTCCTGAGCTTGGATATATGCGTGCCCTTTCGCCTGAAGGTGTTTTATCACTCTCTCCAGAAGGCATAATTCTTGTTGAGGGGAGCGGCCCTCCTTCAACAATTGACCTTCTCAAAAAAACATCAATCCCTATTCTGATTGTACCAGAAAATTTTTCTCGTGAAAATATAACAGAAAAGATTCGTTTTGTTGGTAAGGCTCTTCACAAAGAAAAACAGGCTGCTGTCCTTATTCAAAAAATAAACGATCAATTTATAGAAAATGATGCCCTTCTGTCAAAAGTAACTCAACCAAGACGTGTCCTTTTTGTTTTTTCAATAGAAGATGGGCGAGCCCTTGTCTCTGGAGCAGACACAGCTGCAGATGCTATGATAAAATTATCTGGTGCTGTAAATGCTGTTTCTGACTACAAAGGATATAAACTTTTAAACAATGAGGCGTTACTGAAATCGCAACCTGACGTTATTTTACTAACTAATCACATCCAAAACAAAAATGCTTTTGATAAGCTTAAAAATAACCCTGCAATTCAAGCAACACCTGCAGCCCGTAATCATGCTATTAAACAAATAGATACTATGTATTTTTTAGGTTTTGGCCCACGTACCGCACATGCATCAAAAGAACTTATCGATATGCTCTATAAAACAGACTAA
- a CDS encoding FecCD family ABC transporter permease, translating to MLSILSGLFNGASNVSFINLVHTLLKEDLTVSSKTYDYLVLIDIRLPRIILGLLVGAALAVSGVLMQGLFRNPLADPGIIGVSAGASLGAVLVIVIGINFPPLLTPFLEPYKLIMGAFLGGLLSTTIIYIIATHHSCTSVAVVLLAGIALSSLNGAITGVLIFIANDQQLRDITFWNLGSLASATWLKVGLTLPFVLIGLLFSPFLSRALNALSLGESVATHIGFHTQRINNITIILVALMCGGAVAVSGGIGFIGIIVPHILRLLIGPDHRYLIPCSALLGATLLVFADIFARLVVSPAELPIGIVTALFGAPFFLWILFYQRRVNFHD from the coding sequence ATGTTAAGTATCTTGAGTGGGCTTTTCAATGGTGCATCAAATGTCTCTTTTATCAATCTCGTCCACACACTTCTTAAAGAGGATTTGACAGTAAGTAGTAAAACTTACGATTACCTTGTACTTATAGACATACGATTACCTCGTATCATCTTAGGGTTATTAGTTGGTGCAGCTTTAGCAGTATCTGGCGTTTTAATGCAAGGATTGTTCCGTAACCCACTTGCTGATCCTGGAATTATAGGCGTATCAGCGGGTGCAAGTCTTGGTGCAGTTTTAGTCATTGTTATAGGCATTAATTTTCCTCCTCTATTAACGCCATTCTTAGAACCTTATAAGCTCATCATGGGAGCATTTTTGGGTGGGCTATTATCAACAACTATCATTTATATAATCGCAACACACCACAGTTGTACCTCTGTAGCTGTAGTTCTTCTTGCAGGTATTGCCCTTAGTTCCTTAAACGGTGCTATAACTGGGGTTTTAATTTTTATTGCAAATGATCAGCAATTACGTGACATTACCTTCTGGAATCTTGGGTCTCTTGCAAGTGCTACATGGTTAAAAGTTGGGTTGACTCTACCCTTTGTTTTGATTGGTCTTCTTTTTTCGCCTTTTTTATCACGCGCACTGAATGCCCTTTCCCTCGGTGAATCTGTTGCTACTCACATTGGTTTTCATACCCAAAGAATTAATAACATCACCATCATACTTGTCGCACTTATGTGTGGTGGAGCGGTTGCTGTCAGTGGTGGAATTGGCTTCATTGGTATTATAGTACCACATATTTTACGCCTCCTCATCGGTCCAGATCACCGCTATCTCATTCCTTGCTCTGCTCTTTTAGGAGCTACACTCCTTGTTTTTGCGGATATATTTGCACGCCTTGTTGTTTCTCCTGCAGAATTACCAATTGGAATCGTTACAGCACTCTTTGGAGCTCCCTTTTTTCTTTGGATACTCTTTTATCAACGGAGAGTAAATTTTCATGATTGA
- a CDS encoding heme ABC transporter ATP-binding protein, which yields MIEATNLCIKRGKVCIIDHISLQIKSGALTVIIGPNGSGKSTFIKALSGEIPYSGKMTLNGCDITQTKIHKMAMMRAILPQLTTLAFPFLVHEVVKLGLSKNQPDVTKRDLESLPKEALERVGLVDYDNKYYHQLSGGEQARVQLARVLCQIWKPICNGIPRWLILDEPIANLDIQHQLTVMNIAKNFANCGGGVLMVLHDLNFAAHYADKIILLKKGKIHCEGTAFTVLKTQNLRDVYHCMLNVSELPKEDTPFILPHTASPYKEDIRIMKNKDVNPAGK from the coding sequence ATGATTGAGGCAACCAATCTCTGCATAAAACGTGGGAAAGTGTGCATCATTGATCATATTAGTCTTCAAATTAAAAGTGGTGCCCTCACTGTTATTATAGGCCCTAATGGATCGGGAAAAAGCACGTTTATTAAAGCACTTAGTGGAGAAATTCCCTACAGTGGAAAAATGACACTCAATGGTTGTGATATCACTCAAACAAAAATCCATAAAATGGCTATGATGCGCGCAATTTTACCACAATTAACGACATTAGCATTTCCGTTTTTAGTACATGAAGTGGTAAAATTAGGTCTTTCTAAAAATCAACCTGATGTCACAAAAAGGGACCTGGAATCCCTTCCCAAAGAAGCTTTAGAGCGAGTTGGCCTTGTTGACTATGATAATAAATATTATCATCAATTATCTGGTGGCGAACAAGCAAGAGTACAACTAGCACGTGTCCTTTGCCAGATATGGAAACCCATCTGCAATGGGATACCACGTTGGTTAATATTAGATGAGCCAATTGCTAATCTTGACATTCAACATCAGCTTACTGTCATGAATATCGCCAAAAACTTCGCTAACTGTGGTGGTGGTGTTCTTATGGTCCTACATGACCTCAATTTTGCTGCCCATTACGCTGATAAAATAATATTGTTAAAGAAAGGAAAAATCCACTGTGAAGGCACTGCCTTTACTGTTTTGAAAACGCAAAACTTACGTGACGTATATCACTGCATGCTCAATGTTTCTGAGCTTCCCAAAGAAGATACCCCCTTCATATTACCACATACAGCTTCCCCTTACAAAGAAGATATTCGTATAATGAAAAACAAGGATGTCAACCCTGCAGGAAAATAG